GGGCCGCCGAATGGATAAATGACCTCGTGAAGCTTGAGACGGAAGTTTTGATGTCGCAGGTAATAATTTGGGAAGTTAATGGATCTAAGTTTTCCTTCCGCTCCATACCTCCAATCACCCCACCAATCAAATGTGGCATCATTTCGGTCTAACTCACTTTGGACTGGAGTAAGTTCCCCAAGAAAGTTCTGATGACGAATGAACCTATCTGGATAGTTTACGGATTCTAGAGAGAGGTAAGCCATACGATTCCTCCTAATAAGATGAATTTTTTTCGTAACATGTTGATCTGTCCTTTGTTTATAAGAAGTTGAATTGGATATGCATATTAGTGGTTATGTTTCTTGTTAAGAACAGATTATGGGTGTATATTCTAATTTTTATGTAACAAAACATACTTTAATGAAGAAATAAAAAAATTAATAGCTATTTATAAATGTTTGCGGATTCTTGTATACTGTATTCATGTGAGGTTAACATAACGTCTCATTATCGGTAGCAAGGAAAAGGGAGAAAATCGTACTCTCACCAAGGAACCTTGTTTTATGGATCTATGCATTTTTTATACATTCCTATCCTAGCGCGGTTTTAGGGTTCTTGTTTGTTACTGGAACTATATAAAATCTTGCATACTCTTAGCGTGTTTTTTTCCAAAATACTGTAATACCCTAGATTTAAAAAGAAATAAGCAGTGATTAAATTTTAAACCTAGTCATTGCTTTATCCATTGCATCTTGGTTTACACCTATATAACGTAACGTGACCTTCTCTGATGAGTGATTGAATATCTCCATGAGTAATGCTATGTTTTTCGTTTGCATGTACATGTGATACCCGTATGTTTTTCTTAACGTATGTGTTCCTATTTCATCTAACCCGAACTCTGCCGCTGCTCCATTTAATATCTTATACGCCATGCTACGACCAATCGGACGATTCCTACCTTGTCTACTTTGTAATAGGTACTCATTATCTTCTCTTTCTTCAATAAACCATTTAAGTTCTCTTTTCAGTGCTGCAGTAATTTGTATTCGTTTCTGTTTCCCAGTTTTCTTTTCTCTCATAGATATATGACTACCTTTGACATCTCCTACCTTCAATTTCAAAATGTCCGAGATTCTCAGGCCTGTATTGATTCCCATAATGAAGAGGATGTAATTGCGTAAGCTCTTTTCCTTAAAATACTCTTTAAGCTGTTGTATTTGCTCTGGATCACGTATCGGTTGAACGAAATTCATTATGCATTACCTCCCGTTTCTTCTGTCTCATAAACTTCTAATCCAAGTGCAAAAGCAAGTTTGTAAAATGCTTTAGACTTCCAACGTCGATAAGTACGCTCTGACATTCCTATTTCGTTATAAACCATGTAATCACATACGTCCTCTTCTTCTAAATAACGTTTATAAATAATATCTCTTTGGATGCTTCCAGCACGTCCGTTTCCTAATCGATTTAGAAACTGATCAATACGTACTGACATTCTTTCAAGCCACTCTTCTCGTTTGCTTTGTTGAATATTTGCTATAGCAACATCTTCTAAAGGTTTTCCGACTGTATGTGTAGGACCGTGCTCACGTATTTCATAAGAAGGAGTGACTTTCATTTCTTTACGCATCATCCCAAATTGTCTATGTATACGTACGCTTTCCAACACACCTTCTAATTCCTCTTGTGTCGCTGTTCTATCAATTTTTGGTAAGAAAGATAATTGTTTAGTCATGTAAGACCACTCCTTTTTTATTTTTAGATTACTTTTGTCTTATTG
This Bacillus paramycoides DNA region includes the following protein-coding sequences:
- a CDS encoding site-specific integrase codes for the protein MNFVQPIRDPEQIQQLKEYFKEKSLRNYILFIMGINTGLRISDILKLKVGDVKGSHISMREKKTGKQKRIQITAALKRELKWFIEEREDNEYLLQSRQGRNRPIGRSMAYKILNGAAAEFGLDEIGTHTLRKTYGYHMYMQTKNIALLMEIFNHSSEKVTLRYIGVNQDAMDKAMTRFKI
- a CDS encoding ArpU family phage packaging/lysis transcriptional regulator; the protein is MTKQLSFLPKIDRTATQEELEGVLESVRIHRQFGMMRKEMKVTPSYEIREHGPTHTVGKPLEDVAIANIQQSKREEWLERMSVRIDQFLNRLGNGRAGSIQRDIIYKRYLEEEDVCDYMVYNEIGMSERTYRRWKSKAFYKLAFALGLEVYETEETGGNA